GGGTTAATTATCATAACAGTATAGctttatataatagatTAAGAgctttaaaaaagaaaacaaaattatttttatttgaaggTGTAAACCATTCCATTAATaactattattatgatgaaACTATtcttatgaatataattctGTGGTTTTATGATTACGACACTAAGAAGAAGAAGTAGATTAAattgatttttattatttaaatttcaGAAAATAGTTTCATTTCACACacacaaatatattgatttatatgcacatgTGCAATGTTTTTTTCCCAAAACGATCCAacttataatttattttgttcacaattaaataatacatatatctGCGTATGAATGTATTTTGAAATGGCAATTCATCAAAGCTAGATGATTATGCTCCCTGTTTCGATATTCTATctcaaattattttgaattatttataacagTGTTAAATTATagtatgatttttttttttgtctttatattcaaaaagaGAACTTAAgagaattaaaattttcataatttaaagtaaatatagtatatatcaTGTTGCTGTATTATATCACATAAAGGCAATTGaaagtattaaaaaaaatataatacgttttcgatttgtttttatatattatgaaaagtatttaaatatgatacgtgcttatatatatgcatataagcTACCcacaataatttaaaattaatataatattaaaaaattaagttttatatattgttgAATTCGGAAATGGCGTCCATATTCTGTTCTATGGCTTTTATTTGGTTTATTCCCATCCTatacaaaaagaaaaatgttacacataagtataaaaaatgtatatattccaatagaatttataaaattcataattatgcatatacgTATATATGACACacttttgaaaataatttagagCGTGTATAATACAactacttaaaaaaaaattactttCGAGTTTTTTCATCCAAGATTTCACGTATAGGGTGCTCTCCTTTTtctgtatataaaatgaaaagaaaaaaataaatgcatatgAGGGGAAGGGGGGATGCAAAATAAAACTGGCTTCTAAAATATagtataataatgaaaacagATCGGAGaatagaataaaaaacacaaaCCCATTTAATTGGgctcaaaataataataaaaattcattggtaatgaattatttttaattttttaagctCATATAATACTTTTTATCCAAGGATGATTTAGTAATCCCTCTACTGAGGGTCTCTTATCATAATCCTTTTCTAAGGCACTTTTAAGAAAATCGTACATCAGATTAGTATAATAACTATGCTCCGATTTTAAGGCCACAAAAGGAATatcattttgtataatattataataatttgttaaaacgttattatttataaatggaTATGACccatgtaaaataaaatacaatagCATCCCTACATACCATGAATTGTTTTTATcatgatataatttttttatttcttggGGAGatctaataaaatataatccaTATAAGTCACCTTTTTCatcaatattatcataACGACTATCTACACTTAATAGGCTTACTCTTATCTCCTTTCGTGTCTTAtccttaaaatatatacaatatccatttaaatttccatgatatatattttttttttctaaaaaattaagagcGACTAGTATTTGATAAAACCATTCAGCTAATATATTCTCGTTAATTACATTATTGTCTTTTAGTATGTCAAAAAAGAACCCACCCCTAAAagtaacaaaataaagccatgttttgcatatatattactataatacaaataggtgtttaatatttattcgtCATCTTACGCGCAATTTTCAAAGATAACATAAGAAAATTCATCATCTTCATAAAtgttatatgtttttagtaaatattttggTATGCTTGAATCATTCTTATATGTATAAGTTCTTAATTTAAGTAAAGAATTCAAGATTTCTCctttaaatacatttttatctatTTTCTTTACCAATCTTTTTTCTCCacttttcaaaaaaacacaaggatattcttttattttatcatttacaTTTGCATCGGAATTTATTAAGTACCCTCTatggaaatattttgtatatttttctttggACGAATATAGAATCCCCATTTGTTATGTATGTCGTGCTAGCACATATacgtgtatatataaattaagcttggcaattatttattaataattcaaaataaagCGTCGAggcatatacataatatatatatgtttatctttataaaaatttaagaaTAATAAGTATTGTGTACTTAGTAATAAATTTAGGGCACAAATATTCGTAATGTGTGCATTTTACAATTTGTCACTTTCTCACTTGCACATATTtgcgttttttttaaattgcgAACATAACCAATATGGAAACAGACGcactaataatatataagaaaacAATGAAATGATGCAACAAGGGTAGGAAGGTAGtcaatatttttccataaGGTAGTAATCGTATCAACGCTGCCACCACTTAActagtaaaaaaaactaagaaaaataagataagcaaattaaaataaatattaaaaaatttgaaattaataaattaaaataaaatgagattgaataaaatggaaaatacatataaatgccacgatattaaaagataacaaataaaacataaaatgagataaattaaaataaagcatATTTAATGTCTTTTCGGAAAAAAAGAACAATAATgtgcaaaaaaatagtttcttctatatttaaagaatcgaaaataaaaaattacaaactttattcatatattatgaatatatttttcatattctttACAATTCTATTctgtattttttgtttagaatgtgaatataattatctCATAAtcttaaataatgaaaaaaataatttgtattttaaaataaaataaatgagaAAGTTGTATCCATCAATTTTGCCATAAATTgatatactatttttatattacattggaaaaatatatattcttatttttgtttttatttacactAAGTTGTATATCCATATTATTTCACTGAAAATTTTCTCCATAGGTATTCCCTCACTGCAATGTGTACACATactcatattttttttctctaaTCCGCATTAAATAAACtaaaatcatattttcattttgattcttttattataacatatttgtaattattttccatattttctttttttttgataaattatattccaCTATTTTAGGCCAAAAATATTTCGTTGtcatttatttccatttcttATTACTGTATGCACGCATACGCACACATACGCGCGCACACCTATACAAAAACTTACCGCCCCTAAAATACTACGCCATATTATCTTTTGAAGATGccatcaaaaaaatatatatataagtttaaaaaagttcataatataataagacaattttgtatatagcTTTTATCTGTCTTTATTCCATTATATTTGCCACATTCTTATCTCATATtactaaattatttatttttgttaactGTAAAAAGCTATTATTCCAAAAAAGCATAACCCGCACATATACTTTTCAGATACAGGTTTTTATCTCTttcttttgtatatattttttatctttatattatacatttcACTTTTgttccaaaaaaataaaagctcGCTGTCATATATAAGTATTCATAGAGACTATGCTtaaatacatacatatataagatATCTTTAAGCATGTcaatatgaagaaaatgtctcttaaaatttttacaatgattggtttttataattaaaaaatattactgTGATAACTATTAAATGTTATGAAAATGgtgaataaataaatatattgggGGGAGTAGCAAATATATgcaacatatatatatttaatggaataaataaaaaaagcatgaacaaaaatgtatattttaaaacgtATCAAATccgttttatattttcttttaaatatctCGCgcgttaaaaaaaagttttaagattaatttctatatttaataatagaaCAAGATAGGGTAATTTTGTGTTGCATTTTTAACagtattttgtatataacaatttttgagaatacaaaataagtacacgtatttatttttggtgcggattcatattttctttgGTTTCgtttaaacatatttaataaataataccgTGTATTATGTAAGAtcatttaatgaaaaaaaaaggattaatctgatttttttaacatagcttaatatatattaaatgagCCAACAATTAAACAAACTCATAGAGTATTTTTAggttacatttttatattcaaatgaaaatacacatatatatacaaacttgtccttgtatatatgtatgctcAATACTGTAACTAGttatatacaaatgtaTGATCATAACCTATTGAGAATATCTGTACATAGAGTAATATGAGCAAATACccttgaatatatattttttcacaaaaaaaaattatacctatatttgatatgtataatataatagtgGCATGCATACAAAGAGCTATATGCATGTATGAACAaacgaataaaaataaataaatatggaaaatagATAACAAAAGTAGTATtgtcaatatatatattacagtAAAGCTTAACAATGAATACACCCTCCAAATGTGTAAATTGTATAGAAAATTATTCGTCAAgattaaatataacaaacaGACAATTTGAAAATGAACCTGAAAATGTTACATCAAAAACTAAGTTAATAGACATATCGGCAAAAGATAGTTGCACATCTTACACTCctcttataaataaaaccaaatttgtaaatcataaaaataataa
This Plasmodium chabaudi chabaudi strain AS genome assembly, chromosome: 12 DNA region includes the following protein-coding sequences:
- a CDS encoding protein kinase, putative (term=structural;date=20110204;qualifier=method_exon=changed gene model, changed coordinates of exon 2, added exon 3 and 4 based on homology;curatorName=ucb@sanger.ac.uk;~term=annotation;date=20171205;qualifier=added_literature=PMID:29197418;qualifier=added_GO:0005634;qualifier=added_GO:0034399;curatorName=ucb@sanger.ac.uk;~pfam_scan;Pfam:PF00069.21; E()=1.3E-19;score=70.4;query 39-279;description=Pkinase;~iprscan;InterPro:IPR011009 : Protein kinase-like;Superfamily:SSF56112; score=3.07E-31;query 34-287;description=Protein kinase-like domain superfamily;~iprscan;InterPro:IPR000719 : Protein kinase, core;Pfam:PF00069; score=3.3E-19;query 39-279;description=Protein kinase domain;~iprscan;InterPro:IPR000719 : Protein kinase, core;Prosite:PS50011; score=21.333;query 1-279;description=Protein kinase domain;~iprscan;InterPro:IPR000719 : Protein kinase, core;SMART:SM00220; score=1.5E-8;query 28-279;description=Protein kinase domain) produces the protein MGILYSSKEKYTKYFHRGYLINSDANVNDKIKEYPCVFLKSGEKRLVKKIDKNVFKGEILNSLLKLRTYTYKNDSSIPKYLLKTYNIYEDDEFSYVIFENCAGGFFFDILKDNNVINENILAEWFYQILVALNFLEKKNIYHGNLNGYCIYFKDKTRKEIRVSLLSVDSRYDNIDEKGDLYGLYFIRSPQEIKKLYHDKNNSWYVGMLLYFILHGSYPFINNNVLTNYYNIIQNDIPFVALKSEHSYYTNLMYDFLKSALEKDYDKRPSVEGLLNHPWIKKKGEHPIREILDEKTRKMGINQIKAIEQNMDAISEFNNI